A part of Leishmania infantum JPCM5 genome chromosome 13 genomic DNA contains:
- a CDS encoding metallo-peptidase, Clan MA(E), family 32, with the protein MQAYTQLEKLCQKVYRLAHLLSLGAWDSKTMMPSKGAAARGAALGELYGLIAEMITSPSTKALLDEAEAAKAELTTVQQANLRELRRMYTSQAALPTEFSVLKTKLSSTTPLIWAKCRSNNDFATFLPALKEMIALARREAQYRSTATGKPLYEALFNQYESGMTLETLEKILLDVKSWLPELLQKILAAQRDAGLEVVAPEAPFPKDKQEALSRHLMEVWGFDFESGRLDVSEHPFMGMVKEDSRITTAYDLQDFTKGLFATIHETGHSKYETNCGPVEMRGQPVCEARSMTIHESQSRFAEVVIGHSSAFLEFLVPLLKEYLGDQPAFSRENVRLMNQTVKPGFIRIRADEVCYPLHILLRYEIERALIEGTMEAEDIPRVWNEKMKAYLGLETEGRDEIGCLQDIHWSMGAFGYFPTYSLGSMFAAQLMATIKNELGEDTVDKCIRTGQMEPIFEKQREKIWSQGCLYNTEDLIVKATGEALNPKYFREYLERRYLRQED; encoded by the coding sequence ATGCAGGCCTACACACAACTGGAGAAGCTCTGCCAGAAGGTGTACAGATTGGCGCACCTTCTGTCTCTCGGCGCTTGGGATTCCAAGACTATGATGCCCTCAAagggcgcagctgcccgcgGTGCCGCCCTCGGCGAGCTCTACGGACTCATCGCTGAGATGATCACCAGCCCGAGcacgaaggcgctgctggacgaAGCAGAGGCGGCCAAGGCCGAGCTCACTACTGTCCAGCAGGCGAACTTGCGCGAGCTCCGCCGCATGTACACCTCTCAAGCAGCGCTACCGACCGAGTTCAGTGTGCTCAAGACCAAGCTTTCGTCAACTACTCCGCTTATCTGGGCTAAGTgccgcagcaacaacgacTTTGCGACTTTCCTGccggcgctgaaggagatgATTGCGCTTGCGCGCAGGGAGGCGCAGTATCGCTCTACTGCGACGGGCAAGCCTCTGTACGAGGCCCTGTTCAACCAGTACGAGAGCGGCATGACGCTGGAGACGCTGGAAAAAATCTTGCTCGATGTGAAGTCGTGGctgccggagctgctgcagaagatCCTGGCTGCACAGAGGGACGCGGGGCTGGAGGTGGTTGCGCCTGAGGCGCCCTTTCCCAAGGACAAGCAGGAGGCTCTTAGCCGCCACCTCATGGAGGTGTGGGGCTTCGACTTCGAGTCAGGTCGGCTGGACGTCTCTGAGCACCCGTTTATGGGCATGGTAAAGGAAGACTCGCGCATCACTACCGCCTACGACCTGCAGGACTTCACCAAGGGGCTCTTCGCGACGATCCACGAGACGGGCCACTCCAAGTACGAGACGAACTGCGGCCCGGTGGAGATGCGCGGCCAGCCGGTGTGCGAGGCACGCTCGATGACGATCCACGAGAGCCAGTCGCGCTTTGCCGAGGTTGTGATTGGCCACTCCAGCGCCTTCTTGGAGTTCCTCGTTCCACTGCTGAAGGAATACCTCGGTGATCAGCCCGCATTCTCTCGGGAGAACGTGCGGCTGATGAACCAGACGGTGAAGCCTGGCTTCATCCGGATCCGGGCGGATGAGGTGTGCTACCCGCTGCACATCTTGCTGCGCTACGAGATAGAGCGTGCACTCATCGAGGGCACGATGGAGGCAGAAGACATCCCTCGCGTGTGGAACGAGAAGATGAAGGCATACCTGGGCCTGGAGACGGAGGGCCGCGACGAGATTGGCTGCCTGCAGGACATTCACTGGTCGATGGGCGCCTTTGGCTACTTCCCGACGTACTCGCTTGGCTCCATgttcgcggcgcagctgatggCGACGATCAAGAATGAGCTCGGTGAGGATACAGTGGACAAGTGCATCCGCACTGGCCAGATGGAGCCGATCTTTGAGAAGCAGAGGGAGAAGATCTGGAGCCAGGGATGCCTCTACAACACGGAAGACCTGATTGTCAAGGCGACCGGCGAAGCGCTGAACCCCAAGTACTTTCGCGAGTACCTGGAACGCCGCTACCTGCGCCAGGAGGACTGA
- a CDS encoding putative MCAK-like kinesin, translated as MREDSPGSESQSRQSDRTCGVSPGGPGASPSIVVAVRKRPRIPGREDDENDVVRCGENGGPSVTVYEPRTKLDLTPIIEPSSFSYDHVFGEACTNEEVYRGCCRPLLQNVREGGGAVIFAFGQTGSGKTHTMLGTGERPGLYSLAVTELLTMTEHSTMTASFYEAYGAKLYDLLNDRAEVKMLQDEYQNVHIVGITEQIVSSVGDVNALMMRGQQLRAIGTTHANDRSSRSHAVLEIKLKLADNNSESQLGRITFVDLAGSERASDTAETDAKTRREGAEINKSLLALKECIRAMSMRKRHIPFRGSKLTQILRESFVGRCKTCVIAAISPCQSHCEDTLNTLRYADRIKELKGPANPHNGVKPIPCKTCGQPIFIGDRHVCKRQLAACPHCRQDVDKQELDTHVAECKESPMRCQYCNERMLRSESVSHSRRCARAPIRCGACGATVPRQLMDRHTQQECAEAKVKCRYCGCVQSRQLLAAHEQNCDVAKVACPHCLQFVRKRRLDGHVASCARNLSRAMHTPRSTALNIIASASMETSQTLASSSSSIGAQQSILKSATAQTAASSRTSSSHNRNVAAEPAGGQVDLVAADEGTGPLTFTRAHSSPRSSAQLASSAPFANRSQSNRAPAAGGRWNAGALGADEASAACDNDCGSVVCPYSRYGCPVKVTRLNVAAHLKESMQQHLELVTTYADRVDEQNMQLRRLVIHETDTLSSRATMERLDK; from the coding sequence ATGCGAGAGGACAGCCCCGGCAGCGAGTCGCAGAGCCGCCAGTCAGATCGCACCTGCGGCGTGTCGCCGGGCGGCCCTGGCGCCAGCCCATCCATTGTCGTAGCGGTGCGGAAGCGACCCCGCATCCCGGGCCGCGAGGATGACGAGAATGACgtggtgcgctgcggtgAGAATGGTGGCCCTTCCGTCACAGTGTACGAGCCGCGCACGAAGCTCGACCTCACACCCATCATTGAGCCAAGCAGCTTTAGCTACGATCACGTCTTTGGTGAAGCGTGCACTAACGAGGAGGTCtaccgcggctgctgtcgaCCCCTTCTCCAGAATGTGCgggaaggcggtggcgctgtcaTCTTTGCCTTTGGGCAgacgggcagcggcaagacTCACACGATGCTCGGCACAGGAGAGCGTCCCGGCCTTTACAGCTTAGCCGTGACGGAGCTTCTCACCATGACGGAGCACAGCACCATGACGGCGAGCTTCTATGAGGCGTACGGGGCGAAGCTCTACGACCTGCTCAACGATCGAGCGGAGGTGAAGATGCTGCAGGACGAGTACCAGAATGTGCATATTGTCGGCATCACTGAGCAGATCGTCAGCTCTGTTGGCGACGTCAATGCATTGATGATGAGAGGGCAGCAGTTGAGGGCGATCGGCACAACGCACGCAAACGACCGCAGCTCACGGTCGCACGCCGTTCTAGAGATCAAGCTGAAGCTAGCGGACAACAACAGTGAGTCGCAACTAGGCCGCATCACCTTCGTAGAcctcgccggcagcgagcggGCGTCCGACACGGCGGAGACGGATGCCAAGACGCGCCGCGAAGGCGCCGAGATCAACAAatcgctgctggcgttgAAGGAGTGCATACGTGCCATGTCGATGCGCAAGCGGCACATCCCGTTCCGCGGCTCGAAACTGACGCAGATTCTTCGCGAGAGCTTCGTTGGCCGCTGCAAGACGTGTGTGATCGCGGCGATATCGCCGTGCCAGAGCCACTGCGAGGACACCCTCAACACCCTCCGCTACGCAGACCGCATCAAGGAGCTGAAGGGGCCTGCAAACCCGCACAACGGTGTGAAGCCGATCCCGTGTAAGACGTGCGGTCAGCCGATCTTCATTGGCGACCGACACGTGTGCAAGCGCCAGCTGGCAGCCTGCCCCCACTGTAGGCAGGATGTGGACAAACAGGAGCTAGACACGCATGTGGCCGAGTGCAAGGAGTCACCTATGCGTTGCCAGTACTGCAACGAGcgcatgctgcgcagcgagtCGGTCAGCCacagccggcgctgcgcccgCGCCCCGATtcgctgcggcgcatgcgGTGCCACCGTACCACGCCAGCTCATGGACAGGCACACTCAGCAGGAGTGCGCGGAGGCCAAGGTGAAGTGTCGATACTGCGGGTGTGTGCAGAGTCGTCAATTACTCGCGGCGCATGAGCAGAACTGCGACGTTGCGAAGGTGGCGTGCCCGCACTGCCTGCAGTTTGTGCGCAAGAGGCGATTGGATGGACACGTtgcgagctgcgcgcgcaaCCTCAGTCGTGCAATGCATACACCGCGCAGCACTGCTCTGAATATCATCGCGTCGGCTTCGATGGAGACATCACAGACGctggcctcctcctcctccagcatcGGAGCGCAGCAGAGCATTCTGAAGAGTGCTACAGCCCAGACAGCAGCGTCATCGCGCACATCTTCCTCGCACAATCGCAACGTAGCTGCCGAGCCGGCGGGTGGACAGGTAGACCTGGTGGCTGCGGACGAAGGCACCGGCCCCCTCACGTTCACTCGAGCGCACTCATCTCCGAGGTCATCGGCTCAGTTGGCCAGCAGTGCACCGTTTGCGAACCGATCCCAGTCGAACCGTGCACCGGCGGCAGGAGGTCGCTGGAACGCCGGTGCCCTAGGCGCCGACGAggccagcgccgcgtgcgATAACGACTGCGGCAGCGTTGTCTGCCCGTACTCGCGCTACGGCTGCCCTGTCAAGGTGACGCGACTGAACGTGGCAGCCCATCTGAAGGagtcgatgcagcagcacctaGAGCTCGTCACGACGTACGCGGACCGCGTGGATGAGCAGAAcatgcagctgcgacgcctCGTGATACACGAGACGGACACGTTGAGCAGTCGGGCCACGATGGAACGTCTGGACAAGTGA
- a CDS encoding putative protein kinase A regulatory subunit — protein sequence MSAEDTPISLFLQACNQEGVKTPNPKLVEFFQSHETFDSILEIDLSNNYIGNRGLLAVLDVIGHLSCFRCLNAMDQKLYNSDFSEEAVKGNAVIDRIVEVFKVHPTANSLNLSNNPISNYAGRKLLSLAQVNRRMCLIEVSDTRIDFDLRNKIAKQCEENTRNMWDAEQDENANSGAAFGENLEWVPTQATADLTSLGAGRARRQTVRVEGIDPEAAKNYVPPVHEKSQEDTDMICELLSHNVLFGFLGSKDILTVAGAMYREEFVKDECIIEFGQTHCDKLYVIQSGEADIIKEGQKVFVKTEGTAVGELELLYDTPAVATVKVSTEALVAWVLDRETYRNLVMGSCIRRRETYMSMLAKVPFLQSLDAYERMQIADALTSDEFAAGDYIIHYDEEGEWLYIIIEGTVEVIGRDAAGNKTKVCEFHSGDHIGELEFLNEHRTVADIVAVTDVTTAKLNRRHFEMCMGPVMDVLKRNSTSAKYDYYQQVLQQQQQGAPAAVQ from the coding sequence ATGTCCGCGGAAGACACCCCCATCTCGCTCTTCCTGCAGGCGTGCAACCAGGAGGGCGTCAAGACACCCAATCCGAAGCTGGTGGAGTTCTTTCAGAGCCACGAAACCTTCGACAGCATCCTTGAGATCGACCTCAGCAACAACTACATCGGCAACCGCGGCCTGCTGGCAGTGCTGGACGTCATTGGGCATCTGAGCTGCTTCCGCTGCCTCAACGCCATGGACCAGAAGCTGTACAACTCAGACTTCAGCGAGGAAGCTGTCAAGGGCAATGCCGTGATTGACCGCATCGTGGAAGTGTTCAAGGTGCACCCCACCGCCAACTCGCTCAACCTCAGCAACAACCCCATCTCGAACTACGCGGGGCGTAAGCTGCTCTCCCTGGCGCAGGTGAACCGCCGCATGTGCCTCATCGAGGTGAGCGACACCCGCATAGACTTTGATCTTCGCAACAAGATTGCGAAGCAGTGCGAGGAGAACACCCGCAACATGTGGGACGCCGAGCAGGATGAGAACGCAAATTCGGGCGCCGCCTTCGGCGAGAACCTGGAGTGGGTGCCGACCCAGGCCACGGCGGACCTGACGTCGCTCGGCGCCGGCCGGGCTCGTCGCCAGACAGTACGGGTCGAGGGCATTGACCCTGAGGCGGCCAAGAACTACGTGCCCCCGGTGCATGAAAAGTCGCAGGAAGACACGGATATGATTTGCGAGCTGCTGAGCCACAACGTGCTCTTCGGCTTCCTCGGCAGCAAGGACATCCTAACTGTGGCGGGAGCGATGTACCGCGAGGAGTTCGTGAAGGACGAGTGCATCATCGAGTTCGGCCAGACCCACTGCGACAAGCTCTACGTTATTCAGAGCGGTGAGGCAGATATTATAAAAGAGGGCCAAAAAGTGTTCGTCAAGACGGAGGGCACGGCGGTGGgcgagctggagctgctgtACGACACGCCTGCCGTTGCAACCGTGAAGGTGTCCAcggaggcgctggtggcgtgGGTGCTGGACCGCGAAACGTACCGCAACCTCGTCATGGGCTCCTgcatccgccgccgtgaAACGTACATGTCGATGCTGGCCAAGGTTCCATTCCTGCAGAGCCTCGACGCCTACGAGCGCATGCAGATCGCAGACGCCCTCACGAGCGACGAGTTCGCTGCCGGCGACTACATCATCCACtacgacgaggagggcgagtgGCTTTACATCATTATCGAAGGCACCGTGGAGGTAATCGGTCGCGATGCGGCCGGCAACAAGACGAAAGTTTGCGAGTTCCACAGCGGTGACCACATCGGCGAGCTGGAGTTCCTCAACGAGCACCGCACTGTTGCGGACATCGTGGCCGTCACGGACGTCACGACGGCGAAGCTGAACCGCCGGCATTTCGAGATGTGCATGGGCCCCGTCATGGACGTGTTGAAGCGGAATAGCACCTCTGCCAAGTACGACTACTACCAGCAAGtgctccagcagcaacagcagggTGCCCCGGCGGCGGTCCAGTAA
- a CDS encoding putative MOZ/SAS family acetyltransferase, which produces MEVGQRCRLLLADCTSTHATNSSDDIHSNGFTVTGVVVGVRPHAEEPWRRLYYVHCTHIEFGAELARQRRKAAAPSWSGAPLSTIGSGTIHSCNELRAAGGSFVSNGGYHYRYDGWYDAFALAPLSADVFLANNTAAMASAGSSPPEPPATVSEPRDDEGAASVPAVSHLPGQHREAPEEWVTAMERDTAVCEVVYLCYAFQPWFPAPYSALQYLALPEDDVCHSVYVCHRCLSPFFTREQYYVHLAGEYCRLRTPPGRLIYHDGDAGYKAFLVDGAKDLHYGRCLSLLGKQLIESKVLSNDVDLYEYVVVTIPRASLPYIPAALPSCTSAEQCGVDNLVALSREGFRQAASDFDAEDWDGDAVMGYFSRLKHHPDHTLSCIVTLPMFQRTRVATFLLDVAYWMTRQRQRLCGCGFCGQSGGAISRPFSPHGQSLLLSYWRRALLRSLAEVAPLHRRASRAAQPELRFTLAELRALMDIPIHTDDMETLLLQSEFAFYQPAAASAALARYSDDDDSTSPPTSPTSAKRGQRRERGSTSTSLKDSQASSGSKLSSSSAGGSAGNGGSSTSGARYTATLVLEATLLEAAAEFHTKKPRSCVMFDKRWLVKDGRGAYAYDTPYFHH; this is translated from the coding sequence ATGGAGGTCGGCCAGCGGTGTCGTCTCCTTCTCGCCGACTGCACATCCACGCATGCCACGAACAGCTCGGATGACATCCACAGCAACGGATTCACCGTGACAGGAGTGGTGGTAGGGGTGCGCCCCCACGCCGAGGAGCCATGGCGGCGCTTGTATTACGTTCACTGCACCCACATCGAGTTtggcgcggagctggcgcggcagcggcgcaaggCGGCTGCACCGTCGTGGAGCGGGGCCCCACTCAGCACTATTGGGAGCGGCACCATACACAGCTGCaacgagctgcgcgccgccggcggcagcttTGTCTCAAACGGCGGCTACCACTACCGCTACGATGGCTGGTATGATGCCTTCGCTCTCGCCCCGCTGTCTGCGGACGTCTTCCTCGCCAACAACACCGCTGCCATGGCGTCCGCTGGCTCTTCGCCACCTGAGCCGCCCGCGACGGTGTCGGAACCGCGCGATGACGAAGGAGCAGCGTCAGTGCCCGCCGTCTCGCACCTGCCTGGACAGCACCGCGAAGCCCCGGAGGAGTGGGTGACCGCGATGGAGCGTGACACGGCCGTGTGCGAGGTGGTGTATCTGTGCTACGCCTTCCAACCTTGGTTTCCTGCACCCTACAGCGCTCTACAGTACCTGGCCCTCCCCGAGGACGACGTCTGCCACTCCGTCTACGTGTGCCACCGCTGTCTCTCGCCCTTCTTCACGCGGGAGCAGTACTACGTACACCTGGCCGGCGAGTACTGCCGCCTGCGCACCCCGCCTGGCCGACTCATCTACCATGACGGGGACGCCGGGTACAAGGCGTTCCTCGTGGACGGCGCCAAGGACCTCCACTatggccgctgcctctccctcctggGCAAACAGCTCATCGAGAGCAAGGTGCTGTCGAACGACGTCGACCTGTACGAGTATGTGGTGGTGACGATTCCCCGCGCCTCTCTGCCGTACATACCAGCCGCACTGCCGTCCTGCACGTCCGCCGAGCAGTGTGGAGTGGACAACCTGGTCGCGCTTTCGAGAGAGGGGTTTCGCCAGGCTGCGAGCGACTTCGACGCGGAGGACTGGGACGGCGACGCGGTGATGGGGTACTTCAGCAGGCTGAAGCACCACCCCGATCACACGCTCTCGTGCATTGTCACGCTGCCCATGTTTCAACGCACACGTGTGGCTACTTTCCTGCTGGATGTGGCGTACTGGATgactcggcagcggcaacgtcTGTGCGGGTGCGGCTTCTGTGGGCAGTCTGGCGGAGCCATCAGTCGACCCTTCTCGCCCCACGGGCAGTCGTTGCTGCTCTCCTACTGGCgacgcgcgctgctgcggtctCTAGCCGAGGTTGCTCCGTTACACCGGCGTGCGTCACGGGCCGCGCAACCGGAGCTGCGCTTCACCCTGGCGGAGCTCCGCGCGCTGATGGACATACCAATCCACACAGATGACATGGaaacgctgctgctgcagagcgagtTCGCCTTTTATcagcccgctgctgccagcgccgcgttgGCGCGCTacagcgacgatgacgacagCACCTCACCACCAACCTCTCCGACCTCTGCAAAGAGAGGGCAACGTCGcgagcgcggcagcacctccactTCGCTGAAAGACTCGcaggcgagcagcggcagcaagctGTCCTCTTCCTCGGCCGGAGGCAGCGCTGGGAATGGTGGCAGCTCGACATCTGGCGCGCGCTACACGGCCACGCTGGTTCTGGAGGCCACGCTCCttgaggcagcagcagagttTCACACAAAGAAGCCGCGCTCGTGTGTGATGTTCGACAAGCGCTGGCTCGTAAAGGATGGGCGAGGCGCCTATGCGTACGACACGCCGTACTTCCACCACTGA